In Populus alba chromosome 9, ASM523922v2, whole genome shotgun sequence, a genomic segment contains:
- the LOC118032301 gene encoding zinc finger protein ZAT3, with protein sequence MTDHNTDPDPDFCLPSSSSIPTTYHHQNPRKKRTRLIKIEPSLLPSSTICRPKYYSKPDPSAPKITRPCSECGKKFWSWKALFGHMRCHPERQWRGINPPPNYRRPVSPIQPVSIVSPTNWEDMMTAEDHEVASCLLMLADSDGAAMLECNDFGGGVGASSSHQVQDHDQVNCTRFECSSCRKVFGSHQALGGHRASHKNVKGCFALTRSDGCEVVEDHSGSGDVKENVDDNSKALLVLGHKCSICLRMFSSGQALGGHMRCHWEKGEENSSSMNQGLHFLTAKEGCGLDLNLPAPMEDESSSSYSSGLTLDLRLCL encoded by the coding sequence ATGACAGACCATAATACTGATCCCGACCCTGATTTCTGCcttccatcatcttcttcaatcCCTACCACATACCACCATCAAAACCCACGTAAAAAAAGGACTAGGCTGATCAAGATTGAACCAAGTTTGCTTCCTTCTAGTACAATATGTAGGCCAAAATATTACAGTAAACCTGACCCTTCTGCACCAAAGATCACAAGACCTTGTAGTGAGTGTGGCAAGAAGTTTTGGTCATGGAAAGCACTCTTTGGTCACATGAGATGTCACCCTGAAAGACAATGGCGTGGCATTAATCCACCTCCCAATTATCGTAGGCCTGTTTCGCCTATTCAGCCAGTAAGTATTGTTAGTCCTACTAACTGGGAAGACATGATGACTGCAGAGGATCATGAGGTGGCTTCTTGTTTGTTAATGTTGGCTGATAGTGATGGTGCAGCAATGTTGGAATGTAATGATTTTGGCGGCGGGGTTGGTGCTAGTAGTTCTCATCAAGTTCAAGATCATGATCAAGTGAACTGTACTCGTTTCGAGTGCTCAAGTTGCAGGAAGGTTTTTGGGTCACACCAGGCACTAGGGGGTCATAGGGCAAGTCATAAGAATGTGAAGGGTTGCTTTGCATTAACAAGGAGTGATGGTTGTGAGGTTGTCGAGGATCATAGTGGGAGTGGTGATGTGAAGGAGAACGTGGATGATAACAGCAAGGCATTGTTGGTGTTAGGGCACAAGTGCAGTATTTGCTTGAGGATGTTTTCCAGTGGACAGGCACTAGGTGGACACATGAGGTGCCATTGGGAGAAAGGCGAAGAGAACTCATCATCCATGAATCAAGGACTTCATTTTCTTACAGCAAAGGAAGGTTGTGGGTTGGACCTCAATTTGCCTGCCCCAATGGAAGATGAATCATCCTCCTCTTATTCATCAGGTCTGACTTTGGACTTGAGATTGTGCCTCTGA
- the LOC118032300 gene encoding protein NLP2 isoform X2, with protein sequence MVHRLENLAYLNQESSERNVTNWDFMDEILYQGWFEKDGGFNFLQQGLSTSNVLHDSSLYIPVMGTPNLSIASNQQDYQEETKRHCHGNPPLDYQNSTELVQTELQDGDSVETSTPLSHPKSCRVEAAGSGFEWQMVQRVNPGNSCSVKERVMQALGCLKNRIQDRDIRIQIWLPMEKEGKRVLATIDQPYSVNPSCKSLASYRKVSTAYHFQAEEDARSPVGFPCRVFLEKLPEWTPDVRLFRSEEYPHKDHAIQHNIRGSLALPLFKQGSETCLGIVEIATTIQKISYRPELEDICKALQAVDLRSSEDFCSPGAETCNRLNQAAVPEISDIVKSVCKTYRLPLALTWALCSRQGKSGRQQFPERFSSCISTVDSACFLADRGFSGFHMASFEQYLFLGQGIVGRAFTTQRQCFTNDMTSFSKKDYPLAHHAKIFGLHAAIAIPLRSISTGFVEFVLELFLPKDCQDTEEKKEMWDLLPVSIKQVCRSLQVVMDKELDIEENKSFVSSPSKEAPPDKSSWIARMVEAQKKGKSCCITWDYPKEPKEELKMITHGDDSEEELDNKQEISELGQLQQNPRPNSSIEGDGVSSAFGGRCLLGSTKTSKKRRTKREIQTISLGVLQQYFAGSLNDAAQSLGVCSTTLKRICRHHGIKRWPSRKIKMVDHSLRKLQQVMDTVQGDKGAVQNESFYPAFPGLSSPKLSSHTSYSSFRSIDNSKHLDSPPDDSCPSGIASKSHSSPCSRSSCSSNCCSGRAQQHAATAITGSSNGNGSLLAETSNGISKRTCSSELAELHSLNDQGGPDFIVRSQIHKTRTVSDHVHLSELESPPRFGQSLREGGVFGVKAIYGVEKVRFCLQPKSGVTDLQQEIGMRFEIDDFTCIGLKYMDDDGDWVRLTCDSDLEECKEIHRICQRNTIKISLHKYPSPCGFRCSF encoded by the exons ATGGTACACCGACTGGAGAATCTGGCCTATCTGAATCAAGAGTCTTCAGAAA GAAATGTCACGAACTGGGATTTCATGGATGAAATCTTGTATCAAGGGTGGTTTGAGAAGGATGGAGGGTTCAACTTTCTGCAGCAAGGTCTCTCCACCTCTAATGTTCTACACGACTCTTCACTATATATTCCTGTTATGGGGACTCCTAATTTGAGCATTGCCTCAAACCAGCAGGACTatcaagaagaaacaaaaaggcATTGCCATGGAAATCCACCACTAGATTATCAAAACAGCACGGAACTTGTTCAGACTGAACTTCAGGATGGAGATTCTGTGGAGACTTCCACACctttgtcgcaccccaaaagcTGTCGAGTAGAAGCTGCTGGATCGGGTTTCGAATGGCAGATGGTGCAGAGAGTAAATCCTGGGAATTCATGTTCCGTGAAGGAGAGAGTAATGCAAGCCCTTGGATGCTTGAAAAATCGTATACAAGATAGAGATATTCGTATCCAGATTTGGCTACCCATGGAGAAAGAAGGGAAAAGAGTCCTTGCTACTATTGATCAGCCATACTCTGTCAATCCGAGTTGCAAGAGCCTTGCAAgttatagaaaggtttcaacTGCCTATCATTTCCAAGCAGAAGAGGATGCAAGAAGTCCTGTAGGGTTCCCCTGTCGGGTTTTCTTGGAGAAGCTGCCTGAGTGGACTCCTGACGTACGTCTCTTCAGAAGTGAAGAATATCCACATAAAGATCATGCAATACAACATAACATTAGAGGGTCTCTTGCACTCCCACTTTTCAAACAAGGCAGCGAGACTTGCTTGGGCATAGTTGAGATTGCGACTACCATTCAGAAGATAAGCTATCGTCCAGAACTAGAAGACATCTGCAAAGCACTCCAG GCTGTTGATCTAAGAAGTTCTGAAGACTTCTGCTCTCCTGGTGCGGAG ACTTGCAATCGATTAAATCAAGCTGCGGTGCCTGAGATTTCAGATATTGTGAAATCTGTCTGCAAGACATATAGATTGCCCTTGGCTCTAACATGGGCCTTATGTAGCCGCCAAGGTAAAAGTGGACGCCAGCAGTTTCCCGAGAGGTTTAGCTCTTGTATTTCCACTGTGGATTCTGCTTGCTTTTTAGCCGACAGAGGTTTTTCAGGTTTTCACATGGCGAGTTTTGAGCAATACCTTTTCCTAGGACAAGGGATTGTGGGGAGAGCATTCACAACACAAAGGCAATGTTTCACGAATGATATGACTTCCTTCAGCAAGAAAGATTATCCTTTAGCTCACCATGCTAAGATATTTGGTCTTCATGCTGCCATAGCGATTCCCCTGAGAAGCATTTCTACCGGATTCGTTGAATTTGTGTTGGAGTTATTCTTGCCAAAAGATTGCCAAGATACCGAAGAGAAAAAGGAGATGTGGGATTTATTGCCAGTTTCCATAAAACAGGTTTGCAGGAGTCTACAAGTTGTCATGGACAAGGAGCTTGATATAGAAGAAAATAAGAGTTTTGTATCATCACCTTCGAAAGAAGCTCCACCCGACAAATCATCTTGGATTGCCCGCATGGTGGAGGCCCAAAAGAAGGGTAAAAGTTGCTGCATCACATGGGACTATCCCAAAGAACCTAAAGAAGAGCTCAAGATGATAACTCATGGGGACGACTCCGAGGAGGAGTTAGACAATAAGCAAGAAATTTCAGAGTTGGGTCAACTTCAGCAAAATCCTAGACCTAATAGCAGTATCGAGGGTGATGGAGTTTCTTCTGCTTTTGGCGGACGTTGCTTGTTAGGTAGCACAAAAACAAGTAAGAAGAGACGCACCAAGAGAGAGATTCAGACAATCAGCTTGGGAGTTCTTCAACAATACTTTGCCGGTAGCCTCAATGATGCTGCTCAAAGCCTCGGCG TTTGCTCGACTACTCTGAAAAGGATATGCAGACATCACGGTATCAAACGATGGCCTTCTCGAAAGATCAAGATGGTTGACCATTCCTTGCGAAAACTCCAGCAGGTGATGGATACAGTCCAGGGTGACAAGGGTGCCGTCCAAAATGAATCTTTCTATCCAGCCTTCCCAGGACTGAGCTCTCCAAAACTTTCAAGTCATACTTCTTATTCATCATTCAGGAGTATTGATAATTCAAAGCACTTGGACTCTCCACCTGATGATTCTTGCCCTTCTGGCATTGCCTCGAAATCCCATTCTTCTCCGTGTAGTAGGAGCTCTTGTTCAAGTAACTGCTGTTCTGGACGAGCACAACAGCATGCTGCCACCGCCATAACTGGCTCAAGCAATGGAAATGGCTCTTTACTTGCAGAAACCTCGAATGGGATTTCTAAGAGGACTTGCAGTAGTGAATTAGCAGAATTGCATTCCTTGAATGACCAAGGTGGACCGGACTTTATTGTAAGATCACAAATTCACAAAACAAGGACAGTCAGTGATCATGTTCATCTAAGTGAGCTAGAAAGTCCTCCACGTTTTGGCCAGAGTTTACGAGAAGGAGGTGTCTTCGGAGTCAAAGCCATTTATGGAGTAGAAAAGGTTAGGTTTTGCTTGCAACCAAAGTCGGGTGTAACAGACTTGCAACAAGAGATTGGTATGCGTTTCGAGATAGATGATTTCACATGCATTGGTCTCAAGTACATGGATGATGATGGGGATTGGGTTCGTTTGACTTGTGATAGTGATCTTGAGGAGTGCAAAGAGATACACAGAATCTGTCAAAGAAACACGATCAAGATATCCCTTCACAAATATCCTTCTCCATGTGGTTTCCGATGTTCATTCTAA
- the LOC118032300 gene encoding protein NLP2 isoform X1 — protein MDDHSSSTPNSTLDIFSGNVTNWDFMDEILYQGWFEKDGGFNFLQQGLSTSNVLHDSSLYIPVMGTPNLSIASNQQDYQEETKRHCHGNPPLDYQNSTELVQTELQDGDSVETSTPLSHPKSCRVEAAGSGFEWQMVQRVNPGNSCSVKERVMQALGCLKNRIQDRDIRIQIWLPMEKEGKRVLATIDQPYSVNPSCKSLASYRKVSTAYHFQAEEDARSPVGFPCRVFLEKLPEWTPDVRLFRSEEYPHKDHAIQHNIRGSLALPLFKQGSETCLGIVEIATTIQKISYRPELEDICKALQAVDLRSSEDFCSPGAETCNRLNQAAVPEISDIVKSVCKTYRLPLALTWALCSRQGKSGRQQFPERFSSCISTVDSACFLADRGFSGFHMASFEQYLFLGQGIVGRAFTTQRQCFTNDMTSFSKKDYPLAHHAKIFGLHAAIAIPLRSISTGFVEFVLELFLPKDCQDTEEKKEMWDLLPVSIKQVCRSLQVVMDKELDIEENKSFVSSPSKEAPPDKSSWIARMVEAQKKGKSCCITWDYPKEPKEELKMITHGDDSEEELDNKQEISELGQLQQNPRPNSSIEGDGVSSAFGGRCLLGSTKTSKKRRTKREIQTISLGVLQQYFAGSLNDAAQSLGVCSTTLKRICRHHGIKRWPSRKIKMVDHSLRKLQQVMDTVQGDKGAVQNESFYPAFPGLSSPKLSSHTSYSSFRSIDNSKHLDSPPDDSCPSGIASKSHSSPCSRSSCSSNCCSGRAQQHAATAITGSSNGNGSLLAETSNGISKRTCSSELAELHSLNDQGGPDFIVRSQIHKTRTVSDHVHLSELESPPRFGQSLREGGVFGVKAIYGVEKVRFCLQPKSGVTDLQQEIGMRFEIDDFTCIGLKYMDDDGDWVRLTCDSDLEECKEIHRICQRNTIKISLHKYPSPCGFRCSF, from the exons ATGGATGACCATAGTTCCTCTACCCCTAATTCTACATTGGATATTTTCTCAGGAAATGTCACGAACTGGGATTTCATGGATGAAATCTTGTATCAAGGGTGGTTTGAGAAGGATGGAGGGTTCAACTTTCTGCAGCAAGGTCTCTCCACCTCTAATGTTCTACACGACTCTTCACTATATATTCCTGTTATGGGGACTCCTAATTTGAGCATTGCCTCAAACCAGCAGGACTatcaagaagaaacaaaaaggcATTGCCATGGAAATCCACCACTAGATTATCAAAACAGCACGGAACTTGTTCAGACTGAACTTCAGGATGGAGATTCTGTGGAGACTTCCACACctttgtcgcaccccaaaagcTGTCGAGTAGAAGCTGCTGGATCGGGTTTCGAATGGCAGATGGTGCAGAGAGTAAATCCTGGGAATTCATGTTCCGTGAAGGAGAGAGTAATGCAAGCCCTTGGATGCTTGAAAAATCGTATACAAGATAGAGATATTCGTATCCAGATTTGGCTACCCATGGAGAAAGAAGGGAAAAGAGTCCTTGCTACTATTGATCAGCCATACTCTGTCAATCCGAGTTGCAAGAGCCTTGCAAgttatagaaaggtttcaacTGCCTATCATTTCCAAGCAGAAGAGGATGCAAGAAGTCCTGTAGGGTTCCCCTGTCGGGTTTTCTTGGAGAAGCTGCCTGAGTGGACTCCTGACGTACGTCTCTTCAGAAGTGAAGAATATCCACATAAAGATCATGCAATACAACATAACATTAGAGGGTCTCTTGCACTCCCACTTTTCAAACAAGGCAGCGAGACTTGCTTGGGCATAGTTGAGATTGCGACTACCATTCAGAAGATAAGCTATCGTCCAGAACTAGAAGACATCTGCAAAGCACTCCAG GCTGTTGATCTAAGAAGTTCTGAAGACTTCTGCTCTCCTGGTGCGGAG ACTTGCAATCGATTAAATCAAGCTGCGGTGCCTGAGATTTCAGATATTGTGAAATCTGTCTGCAAGACATATAGATTGCCCTTGGCTCTAACATGGGCCTTATGTAGCCGCCAAGGTAAAAGTGGACGCCAGCAGTTTCCCGAGAGGTTTAGCTCTTGTATTTCCACTGTGGATTCTGCTTGCTTTTTAGCCGACAGAGGTTTTTCAGGTTTTCACATGGCGAGTTTTGAGCAATACCTTTTCCTAGGACAAGGGATTGTGGGGAGAGCATTCACAACACAAAGGCAATGTTTCACGAATGATATGACTTCCTTCAGCAAGAAAGATTATCCTTTAGCTCACCATGCTAAGATATTTGGTCTTCATGCTGCCATAGCGATTCCCCTGAGAAGCATTTCTACCGGATTCGTTGAATTTGTGTTGGAGTTATTCTTGCCAAAAGATTGCCAAGATACCGAAGAGAAAAAGGAGATGTGGGATTTATTGCCAGTTTCCATAAAACAGGTTTGCAGGAGTCTACAAGTTGTCATGGACAAGGAGCTTGATATAGAAGAAAATAAGAGTTTTGTATCATCACCTTCGAAAGAAGCTCCACCCGACAAATCATCTTGGATTGCCCGCATGGTGGAGGCCCAAAAGAAGGGTAAAAGTTGCTGCATCACATGGGACTATCCCAAAGAACCTAAAGAAGAGCTCAAGATGATAACTCATGGGGACGACTCCGAGGAGGAGTTAGACAATAAGCAAGAAATTTCAGAGTTGGGTCAACTTCAGCAAAATCCTAGACCTAATAGCAGTATCGAGGGTGATGGAGTTTCTTCTGCTTTTGGCGGACGTTGCTTGTTAGGTAGCACAAAAACAAGTAAGAAGAGACGCACCAAGAGAGAGATTCAGACAATCAGCTTGGGAGTTCTTCAACAATACTTTGCCGGTAGCCTCAATGATGCTGCTCAAAGCCTCGGCG TTTGCTCGACTACTCTGAAAAGGATATGCAGACATCACGGTATCAAACGATGGCCTTCTCGAAAGATCAAGATGGTTGACCATTCCTTGCGAAAACTCCAGCAGGTGATGGATACAGTCCAGGGTGACAAGGGTGCCGTCCAAAATGAATCTTTCTATCCAGCCTTCCCAGGACTGAGCTCTCCAAAACTTTCAAGTCATACTTCTTATTCATCATTCAGGAGTATTGATAATTCAAAGCACTTGGACTCTCCACCTGATGATTCTTGCCCTTCTGGCATTGCCTCGAAATCCCATTCTTCTCCGTGTAGTAGGAGCTCTTGTTCAAGTAACTGCTGTTCTGGACGAGCACAACAGCATGCTGCCACCGCCATAACTGGCTCAAGCAATGGAAATGGCTCTTTACTTGCAGAAACCTCGAATGGGATTTCTAAGAGGACTTGCAGTAGTGAATTAGCAGAATTGCATTCCTTGAATGACCAAGGTGGACCGGACTTTATTGTAAGATCACAAATTCACAAAACAAGGACAGTCAGTGATCATGTTCATCTAAGTGAGCTAGAAAGTCCTCCACGTTTTGGCCAGAGTTTACGAGAAGGAGGTGTCTTCGGAGTCAAAGCCATTTATGGAGTAGAAAAGGTTAGGTTTTGCTTGCAACCAAAGTCGGGTGTAACAGACTTGCAACAAGAGATTGGTATGCGTTTCGAGATAGATGATTTCACATGCATTGGTCTCAAGTACATGGATGATGATGGGGATTGGGTTCGTTTGACTTGTGATAGTGATCTTGAGGAGTGCAAAGAGATACACAGAATCTGTCAAAGAAACACGATCAAGATATCCCTTCACAAATATCCTTCTCCATGTGGTTTCCGATGTTCATTCTAA
- the LOC118032300 gene encoding protein NLP2 isoform X3, whose product MDEILYQGWFEKDGGFNFLQQGLSTSNVLHDSSLYIPVMGTPNLSIASNQQDYQEETKRHCHGNPPLDYQNSTELVQTELQDGDSVETSTPLSHPKSCRVEAAGSGFEWQMVQRVNPGNSCSVKERVMQALGCLKNRIQDRDIRIQIWLPMEKEGKRVLATIDQPYSVNPSCKSLASYRKVSTAYHFQAEEDARSPVGFPCRVFLEKLPEWTPDVRLFRSEEYPHKDHAIQHNIRGSLALPLFKQGSETCLGIVEIATTIQKISYRPELEDICKALQAVDLRSSEDFCSPGAETCNRLNQAAVPEISDIVKSVCKTYRLPLALTWALCSRQGKSGRQQFPERFSSCISTVDSACFLADRGFSGFHMASFEQYLFLGQGIVGRAFTTQRQCFTNDMTSFSKKDYPLAHHAKIFGLHAAIAIPLRSISTGFVEFVLELFLPKDCQDTEEKKEMWDLLPVSIKQVCRSLQVVMDKELDIEENKSFVSSPSKEAPPDKSSWIARMVEAQKKGKSCCITWDYPKEPKEELKMITHGDDSEEELDNKQEISELGQLQQNPRPNSSIEGDGVSSAFGGRCLLGSTKTSKKRRTKREIQTISLGVLQQYFAGSLNDAAQSLGVCSTTLKRICRHHGIKRWPSRKIKMVDHSLRKLQQVMDTVQGDKGAVQNESFYPAFPGLSSPKLSSHTSYSSFRSIDNSKHLDSPPDDSCPSGIASKSHSSPCSRSSCSSNCCSGRAQQHAATAITGSSNGNGSLLAETSNGISKRTCSSELAELHSLNDQGGPDFIVRSQIHKTRTVSDHVHLSELESPPRFGQSLREGGVFGVKAIYGVEKVRFCLQPKSGVTDLQQEIGMRFEIDDFTCIGLKYMDDDGDWVRLTCDSDLEECKEIHRICQRNTIKISLHKYPSPCGFRCSF is encoded by the exons ATGGATGAAATCTTGTATCAAGGGTGGTTTGAGAAGGATGGAGGGTTCAACTTTCTGCAGCAAGGTCTCTCCACCTCTAATGTTCTACACGACTCTTCACTATATATTCCTGTTATGGGGACTCCTAATTTGAGCATTGCCTCAAACCAGCAGGACTatcaagaagaaacaaaaaggcATTGCCATGGAAATCCACCACTAGATTATCAAAACAGCACGGAACTTGTTCAGACTGAACTTCAGGATGGAGATTCTGTGGAGACTTCCACACctttgtcgcaccccaaaagcTGTCGAGTAGAAGCTGCTGGATCGGGTTTCGAATGGCAGATGGTGCAGAGAGTAAATCCTGGGAATTCATGTTCCGTGAAGGAGAGAGTAATGCAAGCCCTTGGATGCTTGAAAAATCGTATACAAGATAGAGATATTCGTATCCAGATTTGGCTACCCATGGAGAAAGAAGGGAAAAGAGTCCTTGCTACTATTGATCAGCCATACTCTGTCAATCCGAGTTGCAAGAGCCTTGCAAgttatagaaaggtttcaacTGCCTATCATTTCCAAGCAGAAGAGGATGCAAGAAGTCCTGTAGGGTTCCCCTGTCGGGTTTTCTTGGAGAAGCTGCCTGAGTGGACTCCTGACGTACGTCTCTTCAGAAGTGAAGAATATCCACATAAAGATCATGCAATACAACATAACATTAGAGGGTCTCTTGCACTCCCACTTTTCAAACAAGGCAGCGAGACTTGCTTGGGCATAGTTGAGATTGCGACTACCATTCAGAAGATAAGCTATCGTCCAGAACTAGAAGACATCTGCAAAGCACTCCAG GCTGTTGATCTAAGAAGTTCTGAAGACTTCTGCTCTCCTGGTGCGGAG ACTTGCAATCGATTAAATCAAGCTGCGGTGCCTGAGATTTCAGATATTGTGAAATCTGTCTGCAAGACATATAGATTGCCCTTGGCTCTAACATGGGCCTTATGTAGCCGCCAAGGTAAAAGTGGACGCCAGCAGTTTCCCGAGAGGTTTAGCTCTTGTATTTCCACTGTGGATTCTGCTTGCTTTTTAGCCGACAGAGGTTTTTCAGGTTTTCACATGGCGAGTTTTGAGCAATACCTTTTCCTAGGACAAGGGATTGTGGGGAGAGCATTCACAACACAAAGGCAATGTTTCACGAATGATATGACTTCCTTCAGCAAGAAAGATTATCCTTTAGCTCACCATGCTAAGATATTTGGTCTTCATGCTGCCATAGCGATTCCCCTGAGAAGCATTTCTACCGGATTCGTTGAATTTGTGTTGGAGTTATTCTTGCCAAAAGATTGCCAAGATACCGAAGAGAAAAAGGAGATGTGGGATTTATTGCCAGTTTCCATAAAACAGGTTTGCAGGAGTCTACAAGTTGTCATGGACAAGGAGCTTGATATAGAAGAAAATAAGAGTTTTGTATCATCACCTTCGAAAGAAGCTCCACCCGACAAATCATCTTGGATTGCCCGCATGGTGGAGGCCCAAAAGAAGGGTAAAAGTTGCTGCATCACATGGGACTATCCCAAAGAACCTAAAGAAGAGCTCAAGATGATAACTCATGGGGACGACTCCGAGGAGGAGTTAGACAATAAGCAAGAAATTTCAGAGTTGGGTCAACTTCAGCAAAATCCTAGACCTAATAGCAGTATCGAGGGTGATGGAGTTTCTTCTGCTTTTGGCGGACGTTGCTTGTTAGGTAGCACAAAAACAAGTAAGAAGAGACGCACCAAGAGAGAGATTCAGACAATCAGCTTGGGAGTTCTTCAACAATACTTTGCCGGTAGCCTCAATGATGCTGCTCAAAGCCTCGGCG TTTGCTCGACTACTCTGAAAAGGATATGCAGACATCACGGTATCAAACGATGGCCTTCTCGAAAGATCAAGATGGTTGACCATTCCTTGCGAAAACTCCAGCAGGTGATGGATACAGTCCAGGGTGACAAGGGTGCCGTCCAAAATGAATCTTTCTATCCAGCCTTCCCAGGACTGAGCTCTCCAAAACTTTCAAGTCATACTTCTTATTCATCATTCAGGAGTATTGATAATTCAAAGCACTTGGACTCTCCACCTGATGATTCTTGCCCTTCTGGCATTGCCTCGAAATCCCATTCTTCTCCGTGTAGTAGGAGCTCTTGTTCAAGTAACTGCTGTTCTGGACGAGCACAACAGCATGCTGCCACCGCCATAACTGGCTCAAGCAATGGAAATGGCTCTTTACTTGCAGAAACCTCGAATGGGATTTCTAAGAGGACTTGCAGTAGTGAATTAGCAGAATTGCATTCCTTGAATGACCAAGGTGGACCGGACTTTATTGTAAGATCACAAATTCACAAAACAAGGACAGTCAGTGATCATGTTCATCTAAGTGAGCTAGAAAGTCCTCCACGTTTTGGCCAGAGTTTACGAGAAGGAGGTGTCTTCGGAGTCAAAGCCATTTATGGAGTAGAAAAGGTTAGGTTTTGCTTGCAACCAAAGTCGGGTGTAACAGACTTGCAACAAGAGATTGGTATGCGTTTCGAGATAGATGATTTCACATGCATTGGTCTCAAGTACATGGATGATGATGGGGATTGGGTTCGTTTGACTTGTGATAGTGATCTTGAGGAGTGCAAAGAGATACACAGAATCTGTCAAAGAAACACGATCAAGATATCCCTTCACAAATATCCTTCTCCATGTGGTTTCCGATGTTCATTCTAA